Proteins encoded in a region of the Cyclopterus lumpus isolate fCycLum1 chromosome 23, fCycLum1.pri, whole genome shotgun sequence genome:
- the LOC117726162 gene encoding uncharacterized protein LOC117726162 isoform X2, with translation MWQRGDNLLQLKMFLLFVRTSAVSLLLFLAAGGLVAAEERGLTCRQEIPAVLIRDLWSRNRQLITKLPKEENFSRRRRLLPRFRTKGPKRLIGWLEIRELIDVYQRSVFTRGVVQKLLPLHYADLLLRIQNTLQHCVSSPKPSAWFEIIKKVERKITKRRRRRDEGALKAVGEFIFILRWMDELTEHHHHHHKHHHHPHY, from the exons ATGTGGCAGAGAGGAGACAACCTGCTGCAATTGAAGATGTTTCTCCTCTTCGTCAGGACGTCTGctgtctctctgctcctcttcctcgccgCCGGTGGGCTCGTTGCCGCGGAGGAGCGAGGACTCACCTGTCGACAGGAGATCCCCGCCGTGCTGATCCGAGACCTGTGGAGCCGCAACAGACAGCTGATCACCAAGCTGCCG AAGGAAGAAAACTTCTCCAGGAGACGAAGACTTTTGCCCAGGTTCCGCACCAAAGGTCCTAAG cgtctgattggctggctggAGATTAGGGAGTTGATTGACGTCTACCAGAGGAGTGTGTTCACCCGAGGGGTCGTCCAgaagctcctcccccttcacTACGCCGACCTGCTGCTCCGCATCCAAAACACACTGCAGCACTGC GTCTCTTCTCCTAAACCTTCAGCATGGTTTGAAATCATCAAGAAAGTGGAAAGAAAAATTACAAAG aggaggaggaggagagacgaaGGAGCGCTGAAGGCCGTCGGAGagttcatcttcatcctcaggTGGATGGATGAGTTGACTgagcaccatcatcatcatcataaacatcatcatcatccccattattaa
- the LOC117726162 gene encoding uncharacterized protein LOC117726162 isoform X3 has product MWQRGDNLLQLKMFLLFVRTSAVSLLLFLAAGGLVAAEERGLTCRQEIPAVLIRDLWSRNRQLITKLPKEENFSRRRRLLPRFRTKGPKRLIGWLEIRELIDVYQRSVFTRGVVQKLLPLHYADLLLRIQNTLQHCVSSPKPSAWFEIIKKVERKITKRRRRRRDEGALKAVGEFIFILRWMDELTEHHIL; this is encoded by the exons ATGTGGCAGAGAGGAGACAACCTGCTGCAATTGAAGATGTTTCTCCTCTTCGTCAGGACGTCTGctgtctctctgctcctcttcctcgccgCCGGTGGGCTCGTTGCCGCGGAGGAGCGAGGACTCACCTGTCGACAGGAGATCCCCGCCGTGCTGATCCGAGACCTGTGGAGCCGCAACAGACAGCTGATCACCAAGCTGCCG AAGGAAGAAAACTTCTCCAGGAGACGAAGACTTTTGCCCAGGTTCCGCACCAAAGGTCCTAAG cgtctgattggctggctggAGATTAGGGAGTTGATTGACGTCTACCAGAGGAGTGTGTTCACCCGAGGGGTCGTCCAgaagctcctcccccttcacTACGCCGACCTGCTGCTCCGCATCCAAAACACACTGCAGCACTGC GTCTCTTCTCCTAAACCTTCAGCATGGTTTGAAATCATCAAGAAAGTGGAAAGAAAAATTACAAAG aggaggaggaggaggagagacgaaGGAGCGCTGAAGGCCGTCGGAGagttcatcttcatcctcag gTGGATGGATGAGCTGACTGAGCACCACATCCTGTAG
- the LOC117726162 gene encoding uncharacterized protein LOC117726162 isoform X4, giving the protein MWQRGDNLLQLKMFLLFVRTSAVSLLLFLAAGGLVAAEERGLTCRQEIPAVLIRDLWSRNRQLITKLPKEENFSRRRRLLPRFRTKGPKRLIGWLEIRELIDVYQRSVFTRGVVQKLLPLHYADLLLRIQNTLQHCVSSPKPSAWFEIIKKVERKITKRRRRRDEGALKAVGEFIFILRWMDELTEHHIL; this is encoded by the exons ATGTGGCAGAGAGGAGACAACCTGCTGCAATTGAAGATGTTTCTCCTCTTCGTCAGGACGTCTGctgtctctctgctcctcttcctcgccgCCGGTGGGCTCGTTGCCGCGGAGGAGCGAGGACTCACCTGTCGACAGGAGATCCCCGCCGTGCTGATCCGAGACCTGTGGAGCCGCAACAGACAGCTGATCACCAAGCTGCCG AAGGAAGAAAACTTCTCCAGGAGACGAAGACTTTTGCCCAGGTTCCGCACCAAAGGTCCTAAG cgtctgattggctggctggAGATTAGGGAGTTGATTGACGTCTACCAGAGGAGTGTGTTCACCCGAGGGGTCGTCCAgaagctcctcccccttcacTACGCCGACCTGCTGCTCCGCATCCAAAACACACTGCAGCACTGC GTCTCTTCTCCTAAACCTTCAGCATGGTTTGAAATCATCAAGAAAGTGGAAAGAAAAATTACAAAG aggaggaggaggagagacgaaGGAGCGCTGAAGGCCGTCGGAGagttcatcttcatcctcag gTGGATGGATGAGCTGACTGAGCACCACATCCTGTAG
- the LOC117726162 gene encoding uncharacterized protein LOC117726162 isoform X1: MWQRGDNLLQLKMFLLFVRTSAVSLLLFLAAGGLVAAEERGLTCRQEIPAVLIRDLWSRNRQLITKLPKEENFSRRRRLLPRFRTKGPKRLIGWLEIRELIDVYQRSVFTRGVVQKLLPLHYADLLLRIQNTLQHCVSSPKPSAWFEIIKKVERKITKRRRRRRDEGALKAVGEFIFILRWMDELTEHHHHHHKHHHHPHY; the protein is encoded by the exons ATGTGGCAGAGAGGAGACAACCTGCTGCAATTGAAGATGTTTCTCCTCTTCGTCAGGACGTCTGctgtctctctgctcctcttcctcgccgCCGGTGGGCTCGTTGCCGCGGAGGAGCGAGGACTCACCTGTCGACAGGAGATCCCCGCCGTGCTGATCCGAGACCTGTGGAGCCGCAACAGACAGCTGATCACCAAGCTGCCG AAGGAAGAAAACTTCTCCAGGAGACGAAGACTTTTGCCCAGGTTCCGCACCAAAGGTCCTAAG cgtctgattggctggctggAGATTAGGGAGTTGATTGACGTCTACCAGAGGAGTGTGTTCACCCGAGGGGTCGTCCAgaagctcctcccccttcacTACGCCGACCTGCTGCTCCGCATCCAAAACACACTGCAGCACTGC GTCTCTTCTCCTAAACCTTCAGCATGGTTTGAAATCATCAAGAAAGTGGAAAGAAAAATTACAAAG aggaggaggaggaggagagacgaaGGAGCGCTGAAGGCCGTCGGAGagttcatcttcatcctcaggTGGATGGATGAGTTGACTgagcaccatcatcatcatcataaacatcatcatcatccccattattaa